Sequence from the Paenibacillus tundrae genome:
GGGGTATCGTGAAGATGAATTAATTGATAAGTCAATCATACATATGATCTATGAGCCTGATCTGGATATGGATAGTTTCCGGTCTGAATTTTACGATATGACCAATGGTGTTACCATGATGTACGAAACGGAGTTCCGCTTGAAACGCAAGAATAATACGCTCCTATGGGCATGTGTACGGGCATGTATCGTCAAAGATGAGATAACGGATGAGCCTTTATATTTACTTGTACAAGCAGCTGATATTTCGAAGCAAAAGGAAGCGGAGGAGCGTCTGATCATCCAACGCCAAAAATTGGAGGAGAGCAGCCAAATCTCTCGTATGCTCACAGAATCATCCTTGGATATGATTGCTATCCATGATGCGGATGTTGAGCGAACTTTCAAATATATTTCACCTGCCTGCGAAGTCATGCTTGGTTATAAACCGGAGGAATTAGTAGGTCACTCCGGCTTATCTGTCATATACCCAGAGGATATTCCTTTAGTGAAGGCATATGTTACGGGTCAGATTCAAGGCCTTGCTCCGGATCGAATCAGTTATCGTCTCAGGCATAAAGATGGATCGCCAGTGTGGGCGGATACGTTAACACAATACGTGTATGATGAGCAGGGTAATCTTCAGGAGATGATTGCTGTAACCAGAGATATGACCGCTAGACAGCAAGAAGAGCTTCGTCAGCAGGAATATCAGTCACTATTTGACTACAATCCATTGGGGGTAGCGTCTCTTGCTCCAGATGGGAAACTGCTTAAGGCGAACTCCGGGCAGGAGCAGCTTACTGGACATACCAAAGAGGAGCTCTTAGGTGGATCGTTTGAACATCTCATTGATCCGGTTGATCTAGAGAAGACCCGTTACTATTTTGAGGAGAGTGTGAAGGGGAAAGCTCAGAGCTACGAGATTGGATTAATTCATAAAGATGGGCAGCGTATTGAAACAAATGTAATTAATGTTCCGATTATTCTTGAGGGACAAGTCGTTGGTGTATTTGGAATTACGAGTGATATTACAGAATCTAAACGATACGTTGAGGAAATTGAAAATTTAAGTTATGAACGTGCCCTCATATTAAATGCAATGTCTGAAGGGGTTATTGGACTGGATCGAGATGGTCATATCATCTTCGCCAATCCGGCTGCAACAGAGATGATGGATTTCTGCCCGAGTGCGACAAATGGCATGCCGTTTGAGGAGATTATTTTGCAAATGCAAAGTGAAGGCATTCCTTATCCAACAAACGAAACACCCATTGTGAAGGCTGTTCGTGAAGGACGTAGCCTACCAAGGTCAGAATCCGTTTTCTGGAGACAAGATGGTTCCAGCTTCCTAGCAGAATTTCAACTGAAGCCTATTATGGATCAGGGAAAAACGAGGGGAGCCGTACTGGTCTTTCGTGACATGACAAGTGTGAATGAGATCATTCGGGCGAAGGAAGTAGCTGAGCATGCCGACAAAGCCAAGTCTGAATTCCTAGCAATCATGAGTCATGAGCTGCGCACACCTCTGAATGGTATTATGGGAATGGCACACTTATTAAAGGAAACAGAACTCGATGAAGAACAACATGGATTTGCCGAGATCATTATTGATAGCGGGGAATCATTACTGCATATTCTCAATGAGATTTTGGATTTTAGCAAGATTGAAGCTGGTAAAATGGATCTTGCACGTGAAGCGGTTGATCTAAGAGAGATGACAGCGGGTGTCATGGAGCTGTTTGCACTGCGAGCATCCGAAAAAAATATTGAATTATACTGTGAAATATCGGACCAGGTTCCTGAGCGTATAAGAGGGGACGAAACGCGTATCCGCCAAGTGCTCATTAACCTAGTTGGCAATGCGGTCAAATTCACGGATAAGGGCAATATTCAGATCCATATGAATGTAAGTCCAGCAGAATGCGAGAATGAGGATCGGCTCACACTGGCATTTACAGTGAAGGATACAGGAATCGGTATACCTCTTGAGAAGCAGCATCAACTATTCCAATCGTTCTCTCAGCTGGATCCTTCCATTAATCGCAAGTACGGAGGCACAGGTCTGGGGCTCGCGATCAGTAGGAAGCTAGTGGAGCTAATGGGCGGTGCGATTGGCGTACAGAGCGATGCTGGCGAGGGAGCAGAGTTCTACTTCACATTGTCGCTAGAGCGCTGGAATGACGAATCTGGGGATCTTATAGAGGAATCCAATGAAGTGAGTGAACTCACTGATCAGTCACGTCAAGCTGCGGGGATTAAAATCTTAGTGGCAGAGGATCAACAGTTGAACAGTCACCTCATGGAGGAAATGCTGCGTAAGCACGGCGGTGTATGTGACATTGTAGAGAATGGTGAAGAAGCTGTGAAGGCGCTGGAACGGGAGCATTATGATCTGATCTTTATGGATATCAAAATGCCGATCATGGATGGCCTCGAAGCCACCTGCAAGATTAGGAAAACACATCCAGAAATTCCGGTCATTGCTGCCATCACTGCATTTGTTGGTGCTACAGATCGTGAAGCATGTTTGAAGTGTGGCATGCAGGATTTCATTAGCAAACCGTTCAGTTCTCAGGAGATACGTCGTGTCATGAATACATGGATCCCCTTTATCCGAGCTCATCAAAAAACGTTAAATTAAAGATTTTGAAGTAACCTAAGTGAATAACCCATAATTGAAACAACCTGCCCCTAAGCTTAGAGGCAGGTTGCATTTCGTTTTTGTAGGAGAACTATCCATCCGAGAAGGGCTTAAAAACTTAAGACCATCCTCCGATTAACCCAGAGAGGGTTACACACTCATCATCTTCCAATTCTGCAATTAGCGTAAGTTCCTCTTGGTCAGTTGGGTCAACCGAGAACAATTCACGGCGTCCATCTTCGTGCACAATAATAACCAGTTGGTTGCCGCTTTTTGTATCAAACTGGTACTTAACTCCAATACCAGGTAAAGGACATTCCCGGATATTCATGAAATACTGTCACCTCTTTAGCTTTTCCGTAATAAGTTTAACCGTTCACACAGTACGGATGTATTCTACTATCCCTAACAACGTTTGGCAAGTCATGATTCAAATTACCGACAATTATTTATCCTTACGCTATATATTTTAGCCATTTCTGCGCTGTCTGACACGTCTGCGACGCAAGAAAAACCAGATCAGCAATGCGAAGAGTAACATAAGGCCAATAACAGCTGCGATAATAATATTACGAATGTTCGGAATCTGTACAGTCAAATCCAGTGTATTCCGGTTGAGTGGGGAAATGTGCCACGTTAGTGTTTTACCCCCATCGTCCACAACATCTGCGTTTGAATCCTTCGCTTTGATGGGGAGAGATAACTTGAAGTCGAAATTAACATCCTTTAATAATAGGTTTTTAAGAAAACTCGGTACTTTGTTAATCTGATCTTTGATGTTACCATCCGGCATGGATTCCATGACATCCGCTTCTGCAGTAAGGTGTAGTGTTGACGAGAACAAACCTGGTGTTTTGGATTGCTCGACCTTAATGCCTTGAGGTAAGCTTGACATATCAAAGTCGGTTGTGTTGCTTCTCTCATAGTGAGTGGTTGCGGTAAGCTGCTGCGTTTCTCCTTGCTTGGTAACTTCAGCTTCGAAATTGTTCTTCTTCAACGTATCGGCCAGCAGTGCCATCAGATTATCCTGTCCGATTTTGCCTAGCGCAGCATCGGTTACACTGAGATTCAGATCTAGATCGGATGATCCATCTAGATTGACGGTTACATGGGCTTCTCCGTCTGCGCAAGCCGTTAACACGGATAACATCAATGTTAGTAAGATAGCGCTAAATAAGTAACGTAAAGGCATACGAATCGACATCTAGTTCAACCTTTCAATGTAAAATCTTATTTCTATTTCATAGATTTATAGTATACACCGGATGTATAACAGATGAAACGTTGGGCATGGATTGCATTTTGTGATATGGTATGATTTGATCTGCATGCAAGGGGTGTCATTAAATCAGTACATAAGGTTCAGCATCGTTTGATGAGGTGTGGATGCAGATGCCTAGAACGTGGAATAATGAATAACATATCATCCCGTATACAAATCCATTGATTAAAATTAAAGATTTCGTATTTTTGTCAATGTTCGGTCAATTCAAATGGTGTTTCACCGTGTAAACTGGTAGTAGTGTGTAGAATATTCGGAAGCAGGGGGGGTTACATTCATGACTTACATTATTATTTTGGTTGCAATTATGGTCGTGGGAATGGTCGGAATGGGCTGGTTTTATATGGTTGTGGACAAAGACAAAAATTAGTCTGAATTATTGAATAGCATATGTAAGTAAGACAAGCTCATAAGCTGGCTTCGCGATAATGCGGCGCGGGCTTATTTGCGTTTGCGTATGTATCTAAGTAGACCTAACATGATTGTGTAACATATATGACCTTACATGTTCTTCAATTTGACCAATGGACAAATATTTTTCGTAAAGTTGGGATTTTTAGGCTGCTCTTTTGTATAATAGGTTTAGTTTAACACGGGAATCTCCCGAATCTACCAAATAGGAAAGGGTGTACATAAATGAAGTTTAGTGAATACACGTATACACGTCCCGATCTGGAACACATCAAGACCTCTTTCGGTGAACTGCTGAAGGGATTCGAAGCGGCGGCTTCAGTGGAAGAGCAAAGTGATTTTATGGACAAGATCAATGCCTTGCGCAGTGATTTCGAAACTCAGGCACAACTGGTCTATATCCGTCACTCCATTGATACCAATGATGAGTTTTACAAGGCAGAGAATGAGTTCCTGGATGAAAGTCAGCCTGTTGTTCAAGAGTATATTACTGATTTTTACCGTGCGCTGGTGAATTCCAAGTTCCGTGCGGAACTGGAGCAAAAGTGGGGAATCCAACTGTTTCAGCTCGCTGAGCAAGCTTTGAAAACATTCAGCCCGGAGATCATTGAGGATCTTCAAAAGGAAAACAAACTTTCTACGGAATATAATCAGCTGATTGCTTCAGCCAAAATTCCGTTTGAAGGGGAAGAGCGTACACTGCCTCAACTGCATCCATTTGAGCTGTCCACGGATCGCTCGATGCGGGAACGTGCTTCAGAAGCGCGGTATACGTTTATGGCGGAGCATGAAGCAGAATTTGACCGGATCTACGATGAACTGGTGAAAGTGCGTACACAGATTGCGAAAAAGCTGGGGTATCCAAGCTATGTGGAACTTGGTTATGACCGTATGAATCGTACGGATTATAACGCGGAGATGGTAGCGAATTTCCGCGCACAAGTCCGAGATTATATCGTACCTGTTGCAACCAAGCTGAGAGAACGTCAACGCAGCCGGATTGATGTGGATACACTCTATTTCTACGATCAAGGCTTTAGTTTCAAAACGGGTAATCCAACACCAAAAGGTGATCCAGACTGGATTGTGGAGAACGGGAAACGGATGTATGCCGAACTATCACCAGAAACAGATGTGTTCTTCCAGATGATGACGGACAACGAACTAATGGATCTGGAGAGCAAAAAAGGCAAACAGGGCGGTGGATATTGTACGTTCCTGAACGATTATAAAGTGCCGTTTATTTTCTCCAACTTCAATGGTACGTCGGGTGATATTGATGTGTTGACGCATGAAGCGGGACATGCTTTCCAAGTATACGAGAGCCGTAACTTTGCTGTGCCTGAATATAACTGGCCGACTTTTGAGTCTGCGGAAATTCATTCCATGAGTATGGAGTTCTTTACTTGGCCGTGGATGGAGTTGTTCTTCAAGGAAGATACAGACAAATACAAGTTCGATCATCTGTCCTCCGCGCTGCTATTTATTCCCTATGGCGTATCTGTGGATGAATTCCAGCACTTTGTCTATGCTAATCCTGATGCAACTCCGGCGGAGCGCAAGCAAGCATGGCGCAACATTGAGAAGACGTATCTGCCACATATTAATTACAAAGATAATGCGTATTTGGAACAAGGCGGATTCTGGCATAAACAGGGTCATATTTTCTCGTCACCGTTCTATTACATTGACTATACGTTAGCTCAAATCTGCGCATTCCAGTTCTGGAAACGCAGTAATCAGGATATGAAGTCTGCTTGGGCAGATTATTTGACGCTGTGCAAAGCCGGAGGAAGCCTGTCCTTTACTGGATTGGTTGAGCTTGCGGGACTTAAGTCTCCGTTTGAAGACGGCTGTGTCTCTTCTGTAATTGGAGATATTGAAGCTTGGCTGGATGGCGTAGACGACAAGGCACTCTAAGAGAATTCGAAGAGTAGCTTAAATGAGGTGAAATGGTACGAAGAATAATCCGCACTTGATCGGTATCGCATTCTGAGGTTAGAGCTAGCAGGACAGATTGGGATGTCTGTACTTACGAATACTCTTAGACAGAATGCGAGGGTTATATCATGCTGTACTTAGTTCAAGATTCAACTTTACTGAAACGTGTACAGGATCTTGTAGGTGATCGACAGGGGCATGTCGTTATGGGTGGAGTGCTTGCTGGACTTCAAGCCGGACGAGTATATGTCGATCACCCAGATACCCTGGGAGGCGTGTTGATCTGGGCGAGACACGAGATGTTTTATTGGATTGGTGATCCAGACGGTTCATTATTTCATACACAGGTGAAAAAGCTATTGAGAGAGGATCTTCTGCCCGAAGCTCTGCGGGTTGGTGAAGAGATGTTGAATCTTGAGTTGCTTCCGACTCATGGAGGCAGTTGGGATTCTACCTTACAGGTGACCTTTGCAGGCAAATTAGGCAAAGGTTATCGAATTCCATTCACCTTTGATCAGATGAAATTTCATCATTGGCTGCAGCAATATGCTTGTTTGGATATACCTCCCCAATATCAGGTTAGCGTGATCGATGCTACAGTGCTGGAAGAGGACGCGAGCGGTGTAATCCAAGAAGAGATTTTGAAATTCTGGTATAGGGTCGATGACTTTATCCGATATGGTCTAGGAACCTGTGTCATGCTGAATGGTCAAGTCGTAGGTACATGTATGTCTGTATTTGTGAGCGATGAGCATCACGAGATTGGCATTCATACGTACGACGCATTGCATCGAGGTCAAGGCTTGGCAACAGCTATGGCGACTTCTTATATACGGTTATGTCTTGAACGTGGTTATGTACCTCATTGGACAACCGAAGATTTTCGTAAGGATTCGATTGCGATTGCTCACAAGCTGGGCTTTGAGCAGGGAGAGGCATACCGTGTGTACTACGCGCCTATTCAAGAGCTGCTGAGAACCTGAACTGAATCATCAAAATTTGAGTAAAGACTAAGAATTAAAAGCGATAACTAAGAAAGAGTTAACCCTTGGTGGTTAGCTCTTTTTTTATAACTTTATTGCAGATAATCTGTAATGTAACATTTGTTAGTCTTATTGTGATTAATTTCACTATATCTGAAAACGGATTCAGTTACAATGAAGTCAGTTACAAATCAGGGTAACAGGAGGCTGGTTCAAATGGCAACACATGCTTATTATGTACCGCCCGTGAACTTGATGGGGAGAGGCTGTATACAAGAAGCGAGTAAAATGATTCAAGACATGGGGATTCGCAAAGCATTGGTCGTCAGTGACCGTCCACTAATTGCTTCAGGCGTTACGGAACAGGTGCTGTCTATATTAAGAAAATCTGGGCTAGACTATATCGTATATGATGATGTTCAGCCTAATCCGACATGTCAGAACGTACATGATGGGCTTCAAGTGTATCAAGAACATGGGTGTGATGCGATTATTTCGATTGGTGGTGGTTCACCACAGGATGCTGCGAAGGCTATTGGTATTGTAGCTACGAATGGTGGCCATATCCGCGATTATGAAGGGCTTCATCAATCGCAACATAAGTCAGTACCCCTCGTTGCGTTTAATACAACGGCTGGTACGTCAAGTGAGGTGACTATTAACTACGTGATTACAGATGAGGAACGTAAAGTGAAAATGGTGATGGTGGACAAAAACAGTCTCGTTTCCCTTTCAGTAAATGATCCAGAACTGATGTTAAGTAAACCTTCTAGCTTGACTGCGGCAACAGGGATGGACGCATTGACCCATGCCGTGGAAGCGATGGTCACACCAGGTGGGTTCACGGTTACAAGTGCGACAGCAGCGGCGGCTGTTGAATTGATCTTCGAATATTTGCCGAGAGCTGTAAGAGACGGCAGTGATCTAGAAGCAAGAGAGCATATGACATATGCGTGTTTTCTTGGGGGAATAGCGTTTAACAATGCTGGTTTAGGATATGTTCATGCGATGGCGCATCAACTAGGTGGTGTATACGATCTCCCGCACGGTGTATGTAACGCGATGTTACTCCCCTATGTGGAAGAGATGAATGCAAAGCATGTACCAGGCAAATTCCGTCATATCGCTAAAGCGATTGGTATGAATGTGCAAGGGAAAAGTGATGAGCAATGCTCTGAATATGTCATTGAAGCCATTCGCCAGCTTTCCAAAGAGGTCGGTATTCCGGAGAAGCTGTCCGAACTAGGCGTTAACGACTTGGATATCGAACTACTCGCTGACAATGCGATGAAGGACGCCTGTGCACCTGGGAACCCCTATCAACCTTCCAAAGACGAAGTGATGGAGCTGTTCCGTAAAATTATATAATGAATCGTGCACACAAGCCGGGAATATAAGTTCTCGGCTTATTTGTCGTTTGACCCTGTAATTAAATTACTTTATTTTCCATATTATATTTCCTTACAAAAACAAAAGGAGTTTGATTCCTTCTTAGCGAATACAATTCCTAAGTAACATCAAAGTGGGTTGGAGGGAGTGAATGTGCACGAGAGAGAAGTAGTTAAGCTTTTAGGATCAATGACACTGTAAGTTTCGTGTTTCTTGTTTGTGTTTAATGTTTACTTAGGCAAGAAACTCATTTTCTACGCAACAATATCGATTGCCACCCTGCATAATACACCTCAGTTTAACTAGTTAAATGACTCTTCACTTTTTATTTTTCATTTTAATTTCATTTCTGACATGGCAGTGATGCCAGCTTATTTACAATTTGAGTCTTCACCACTTTTGTATACGTAATGTACATGAACACGGTTTATACAGCATGCTCCTGATCATGACAACAGTGTCCACTCATCCACAGAATAAGAACTTGGGCGACTGAATGAAAGAGAGAATGAAAGCAAGTGGAGGAGGCTGTAATGATGGCGAAAAAAGAAGTTGTCGCAATGCTGTTAGCCGGAGGCCAAGGCAAACGGTTGAAGGGACTTACCAAATCACTGGCTAAACCCGCCGTCTATTTCGGTGGTACGTATCGAATCATTGATTTTCCTCTAAGTAATTGCTCTAACTCCGGCATTGACACCGTTGGTGTGTTAACTCAATACGAACCTCTTGTGTTGCATTCCTACATTGGAATCGGCAGTGATTGGG
This genomic interval carries:
- a CDS encoding PAS domain-containing hybrid sensor histidine kinase/response regulator is translated as MSNPITQNRLLFEQLYTHAPIGIAVASHVNGRWLQLNPAFCEMLGYREDELIDKSIIHMIYEPDLDMDSFRSEFYDMTNGVTMMYETEFRLKRKNNTLLWACVRACIVKDEITDEPLYLLVQAADISKQKEAEERLIIQRQKLEESSQISRMLTESSLDMIAIHDADVERTFKYISPACEVMLGYKPEELVGHSGLSVIYPEDIPLVKAYVTGQIQGLAPDRISYRLRHKDGSPVWADTLTQYVYDEQGNLQEMIAVTRDMTARQQEELRQQEYQSLFDYNPLGVASLAPDGKLLKANSGQEQLTGHTKEELLGGSFEHLIDPVDLEKTRYYFEESVKGKAQSYEIGLIHKDGQRIETNVINVPIILEGQVVGVFGITSDITESKRYVEEIENLSYERALILNAMSEGVIGLDRDGHIIFANPAATEMMDFCPSATNGMPFEEIILQMQSEGIPYPTNETPIVKAVREGRSLPRSESVFWRQDGSSFLAEFQLKPIMDQGKTRGAVLVFRDMTSVNEIIRAKEVAEHADKAKSEFLAIMSHELRTPLNGIMGMAHLLKETELDEEQHGFAEIIIDSGESLLHILNEILDFSKIEAGKMDLAREAVDLREMTAGVMELFALRASEKNIELYCEISDQVPERIRGDETRIRQVLINLVGNAVKFTDKGNIQIHMNVSPAECENEDRLTLAFTVKDTGIGIPLEKQHQLFQSFSQLDPSINRKYGGTGLGLAISRKLVELMGGAIGVQSDAGEGAEFYFTLSLERWNDESGDLIEESNEVSELTDQSRQAAGIKILVAEDQQLNSHLMEEMLRKHGGVCDIVENGEEAVKALEREHYDLIFMDIKMPIMDGLEATCKIRKTHPEIPVIAAITAFVGATDREACLKCGMQDFISKPFSSQEIRRVMNTWIPFIRAHQKTLN
- a CDS encoding M3 family oligoendopeptidase, with amino-acid sequence MKFSEYTYTRPDLEHIKTSFGELLKGFEAAASVEEQSDFMDKINALRSDFETQAQLVYIRHSIDTNDEFYKAENEFLDESQPVVQEYITDFYRALVNSKFRAELEQKWGIQLFQLAEQALKTFSPEIIEDLQKENKLSTEYNQLIASAKIPFEGEERTLPQLHPFELSTDRSMRERASEARYTFMAEHEAEFDRIYDELVKVRTQIAKKLGYPSYVELGYDRMNRTDYNAEMVANFRAQVRDYIVPVATKLRERQRSRIDVDTLYFYDQGFSFKTGNPTPKGDPDWIVENGKRMYAELSPETDVFFQMMTDNELMDLESKKGKQGGGYCTFLNDYKVPFIFSNFNGTSGDIDVLTHEAGHAFQVYESRNFAVPEYNWPTFESAEIHSMSMEFFTWPWMELFFKEDTDKYKFDHLSSALLFIPYGVSVDEFQHFVYANPDATPAERKQAWRNIEKTYLPHINYKDNAYLEQGGFWHKQGHIFSSPFYYIDYTLAQICAFQFWKRSNQDMKSAWADYLTLCKAGGSLSFTGLVELAGLKSPFEDGCVSSVIGDIEAWLDGVDDKAL
- a CDS encoding GNAT family N-acetyltransferase yields the protein MLYLVQDSTLLKRVQDLVGDRQGHVVMGGVLAGLQAGRVYVDHPDTLGGVLIWARHEMFYWIGDPDGSLFHTQVKKLLREDLLPEALRVGEEMLNLELLPTHGGSWDSTLQVTFAGKLGKGYRIPFTFDQMKFHHWLQQYACLDIPPQYQVSVIDATVLEEDASGVIQEEILKFWYRVDDFIRYGLGTCVMLNGQVVGTCMSVFVSDEHHEIGIHTYDALHRGQGLATAMATSYIRLCLERGYVPHWTTEDFRKDSIAIAHKLGFEQGEAYRVYYAPIQELLRT
- a CDS encoding iron-containing alcohol dehydrogenase — translated: MATHAYYVPPVNLMGRGCIQEASKMIQDMGIRKALVVSDRPLIASGVTEQVLSILRKSGLDYIVYDDVQPNPTCQNVHDGLQVYQEHGCDAIISIGGGSPQDAAKAIGIVATNGGHIRDYEGLHQSQHKSVPLVAFNTTAGTSSEVTINYVITDEERKVKMVMVDKNSLVSLSVNDPELMLSKPSSLTAATGMDALTHAVEAMVTPGGFTVTSATAAAAVELIFEYLPRAVRDGSDLEAREHMTYACFLGGIAFNNAGLGYVHAMAHQLGGVYDLPHGVCNAMLLPYVEEMNAKHVPGKFRHIAKAIGMNVQGKSDEQCSEYVIEAIRQLSKEVGIPEKLSELGVNDLDIELLADNAMKDACAPGNPYQPSKDEVMELFRKII